A genomic stretch from Halogranum gelatinilyticum includes:
- a CDS encoding ROK family protein: MASDPVAVVDVGSTTVRYGRVSEANLVDVDTEPTRPRDLPAQLVGVVRRLRERADGGGNLSRVAISTTGLVDHERGVVTEFDTADGDTLHDIPLAEVIEAELGLPTTVENDCTAAALGEAIFGDGRGYGTVVHVTVGTGIGAGVVVDGEPLRGERGYAAEVGLIPVVADGDLASTGVRGAWEAYCGGRGIPRFAERLLADADDGRESVLRAGDELTAPDVFTAAADGDAVARDCLDRVARYNAAGVGAVLNAFDPGIVTVGGSVARNNPEWFFGGLDRYLGDYALADPPEVRLTGLGADIELYGAAAAAGYTL, from the coding sequence ATGGCATCTGACCCTGTCGCCGTCGTCGACGTCGGCAGCACGACCGTCCGGTACGGCCGCGTCTCTGAAGCCAACCTCGTCGACGTCGACACCGAACCCACTCGCCCGAGAGACCTCCCCGCACAGCTCGTCGGCGTCGTCAGGCGACTCCGAGAGCGCGCCGACGGCGGCGGGAACCTCAGTCGCGTCGCCATCTCCACGACCGGGTTGGTCGACCACGAACGCGGCGTCGTCACCGAGTTCGACACCGCCGACGGCGACACGCTGCACGACATCCCCCTCGCCGAAGTCATCGAAGCCGAACTCGGGCTTCCCACGACCGTCGAGAACGACTGCACTGCGGCCGCACTCGGCGAGGCGATCTTTGGCGACGGCCGGGGCTACGGGACGGTCGTCCACGTCACCGTCGGCACCGGCATCGGCGCGGGCGTCGTCGTCGACGGCGAGCCGCTGCGCGGCGAGCGGGGCTACGCCGCCGAGGTCGGCCTGATTCCGGTCGTCGCCGACGGCGACCTCGCGAGCACCGGCGTCCGCGGCGCGTGGGAGGCGTACTGCGGGGGCCGCGGTATCCCGCGGTTCGCCGAGCGGCTGCTCGCCGACGCTGACGACGGGCGCGAGTCGGTCCTCCGCGCGGGCGACGAACTCACCGCGCCGGACGTGTTCACCGCCGCAGCCGACGGCGACGCGGTCGCTCGGGACTGTCTCGACCGCGTCGCACGCTACAACGCCGCTGGTGTCGGAGCTGTGCTCAACGCGTTCGACCCCGGCATCGTCACCGTCGGCGGCTCCGTCGCGCGCAACAACCCCGAGTGGTTTTTCGGCGGTCTCGACCGCTATCTCGGTGACTACGCGCTCGCCGACCCGCCCGAGGTCAGGCTGACGGGTCTCGGTGCCGACATCGAACTCTACGGGGCCGCAGCGGCAGCCGGATACACGCTGTAG